One Elusimicrobiota bacterium genomic region harbors:
- a CDS encoding T9SS type A sorting domain-containing protein — IKVYPSPYNPVKNVQGLNIEGLTTGAVVKLYTVDGELVRELVEIGNSGKVIWDGKNDGGKGVASGVYIIFIENSTGVKKIKIGVEK, encoded by the coding sequence GTATAAAAGTATATCCAAGCCCGTATAATCCGGTGAAGAATGTTCAGGGATTAAACATAGAAGGCTTAACAACAGGAGCAGTAGTAAAGCTCTATACGGTAGATGGAGAATTGGTAAGGGAATTAGTGGAAATAGGTAATAGTGGTAAGGTGATATGGGACGGCAAGAATGACGGTGGTAAGGGAGTAGCGAGTGGAGTATATATTATATTTATAGAAAACAGCACAGGAGTAAAGAAAATAAAGATTGGGGTGGAAAAATAA